From the genome of Blautia pseudococcoides, one region includes:
- the rsmG gene encoding 16S rRNA (guanine(527)-N(7))-methyltransferase RsmG, with translation MSEVTNQVQETYCLDILENGSQEFGLTLTEGQKQQFVRYYEMLVEWNKVMNLTGITEFQEVLTKHFVDSISIVKALDMENIKSCIDVGTGAGFPGIPLKIMFPHLQVTLLDSLNKRLKFLDAVIGELGLEGIHTVHGRAEDGARRQEHREQYDLSVTRAVARLCTISEYCMPYVKQGGFFVAYKSGKMQEELLEGKKAVSVLGGKVEKTEEFLLPGTDMERSLVVIQKAKPTPKRYPRKAGTPAKEPIL, from the coding sequence ATGAGTGAAGTGACAAATCAGGTACAGGAGACGTATTGTTTAGATATTTTGGAGAATGGATCACAGGAATTTGGCCTTACGCTTACAGAAGGGCAGAAGCAGCAGTTTGTGCGCTATTATGAGATGCTGGTGGAATGGAATAAAGTCATGAACCTGACAGGGATCACGGAATTCCAGGAGGTTTTGACCAAACATTTTGTGGACAGCATTTCCATTGTAAAAGCGCTGGATATGGAGAATATAAAATCCTGTATAGATGTGGGAACAGGGGCGGGATTTCCCGGAATTCCCCTCAAGATCATGTTTCCCCATCTTCAGGTAACACTCCTGGATTCTCTGAACAAACGTCTTAAATTTCTGGATGCTGTCATAGGTGAACTGGGACTTGAAGGCATACACACGGTTCATGGACGTGCGGAGGATGGAGCAAGAAGGCAGGAGCACAGGGAGCAGTATGATCTGAGTGTGACCAGGGCTGTTGCCAGGCTATGTACCATCAGTGAGTATTGTATGCCTTACGTGAAGCAGGGCGGTTTCTTTGTGGCTTATAAGTCAGGCAAAATGCAAGAGGAACTTTTGGAAGGGAAAAAGGCAGTTTCCGTACTTGGGGGAAAGGTGGAGAAGACAGAAGAATTTCTCCTTCCGGGTACAGATATGGAGCGTTCCCTTGTGGTGATTCAGAAGGCAAAGCCTACACCGAAAAGATATCCGCGGAAAGCGGGTACCCCGGCGAAGGAGCCTATTTTGTGA
- a CDS encoding AAA family ATPase, translating to MELKESLKKRVELFKKEYPVADKVKNRITEPSMPFFGEEILEKAVTAILEGENVLLCGDKATGKNVLAENLAWFFGRPLYNVSFHVNTDSSTLIGTDTFVGNEVKLRKGPIYQCARYGGFGILDEINMAKNDAVSVLHATLDYRRVIDVPGYDKIDLDPATRFIATMNYGYAGTKELNEALVSRFMVINMPSMTEDRLMGILRSAFSDLKDAALEQFTGLFLDLQLKAKNGEISTKAVDMRGLIGALKLIKGGLNPVDAIDMGITDKCFDAFERELIADIVMTRIPEEWTRSDVF from the coding sequence ATGGAATTAAAAGAAAGCCTGAAAAAGAGAGTAGAACTGTTTAAGAAGGAATATCCTGTTGCGGACAAGGTGAAAAACAGGATCACAGAGCCTTCCATGCCTTTCTTTGGGGAGGAGATCCTGGAGAAGGCTGTGACCGCCATTTTGGAGGGAGAAAATGTGCTTCTCTGCGGTGACAAGGCTACAGGAAAAAATGTACTGGCTGAAAATCTGGCATGGTTTTTCGGCAGGCCTCTCTATAATGTTTCCTTTCATGTGAATACGGACAGCAGCACTTTGATCGGTACGGATACCTTTGTGGGCAATGAGGTAAAGCTGAGAAAAGGTCCTATTTACCAGTGTGCCAGGTATGGAGGTTTTGGGATACTGGATGAAATTAATATGGCAAAAAATGATGCGGTGTCAGTCCTTCACGCAACGCTGGATTACAGGAGGGTGATCGACGTGCCGGGATATGACAAGATTGACCTTGACCCGGCCACACGTTTTATCGCCACTATGAATTATGGGTATGCAGGGACAAAGGAACTGAATGAGGCCTTGGTCTCCAGGTTTATGGTGATCAATATGCCCTCTATGACAGAGGACAGACTCATGGGAATATTGAGAAGCGCATTTTCTGATCTAAAGGACGCGGCACTTGAACAGTTTACCGGGCTTTTCCTGGATTTGCAGCTCAAGGCGAAAAATGGAGAGATATCAACAAAAGCGGTGGATATGCGCGGGCTGATTGGGGCGCTGAAGCTGATAAAGGGCGGCCTTAACCCGGTTGATGCCATTGATATGGGAATTACAGATAAATGTTTTGACGCATTTGAGAGAGAACTGATCGCTGATATTGTCATGACCCGGATACCTGAGGAGTGGACCCGCAGCGATGTATTTTAG
- a CDS encoding cobaltochelatase CobT-related protein, with protein sequence MENEDRWEAEANRLDIQNRIRNLMWTVSQDYELDIEVDQEAWQKSKYIAFYDAVREGGFARYFNVEEYEAYITKRVYAGWEPSVLLALGRLCIDCAVYKKLEKERRGVVSIRRRAMRDTLEMDSMRLTHTDWGYVEACYLRFMLDGTEADERNQGLIGLIGTLEDAECTSQITDCLSAVYERAYAKGFTKKFKGLSQELMDSGEENKEYTDKEYLEEESEESHDEHKVNLFTDELMEEEDLVSRHKANVIVLDEESSSRMEEYVERNYGKSYLAAQEQKHQNSQLCRGNHEDSRLHFTDGLLHGWVQESAKAEYVKKVRDENLKVLDLNQMVTRQNVQMLANTLKRALLTRNEKEAVSSEYGNICARKLWNLGRTDNRRLFEREIIRDNTDFVVEVLIDASGSQQGRQALVALQGYIISEALSIVRIPQRVMGFCTFGDFTIMQRFRDYEDDRAANERIFEFYGSANNRDGLAVRAAADSLEKRKEENKILIVLSDGRPNDVIAGSLRDRKKEAYCTEFAVRDTATEVRKLRNKRIAVLGVFAGEEEDLQAEKKIFGKDFAYIRDISNFANVVGRYLKRQLLDV encoded by the coding sequence ATGGAAAATGAAGATAGATGGGAAGCAGAGGCAAACCGTCTGGATATCCAGAACAGAATCAGGAACCTGATGTGGACGGTCAGCCAGGACTATGAACTGGATATTGAGGTGGACCAGGAGGCCTGGCAGAAATCAAAATACATTGCCTTTTATGATGCTGTCCGGGAAGGGGGATTTGCCCGGTATTTCAACGTGGAAGAGTATGAGGCTTACATAACAAAAAGAGTGTATGCGGGATGGGAGCCGTCTGTACTTCTGGCGTTGGGAAGGCTGTGTATAGACTGTGCTGTATATAAGAAGCTGGAAAAAGAGCGGCGCGGTGTGGTCTCCATACGGAGAAGAGCCATGAGGGATACGCTGGAAATGGACAGCATGAGGCTTACACATACGGATTGGGGCTATGTGGAGGCTTGCTATCTGCGGTTTATGCTGGATGGGACAGAGGCGGATGAGAGGAATCAGGGATTGATCGGCCTTATAGGTACACTGGAAGATGCAGAGTGTACTTCACAGATCACGGATTGCCTCAGCGCGGTATATGAAAGGGCATACGCAAAGGGATTTACGAAAAAGTTTAAAGGGCTTAGCCAGGAGCTTATGGATTCCGGGGAAGAGAATAAAGAGTATACGGATAAAGAATATCTGGAGGAGGAATCTGAGGAGAGCCATGATGAACATAAGGTAAATCTTTTTACGGATGAACTCATGGAGGAGGAAGATTTGGTGAGCCGGCACAAGGCAAATGTGATCGTGCTGGATGAGGAATCGTCCTCCCGGATGGAAGAGTATGTGGAACGTAATTATGGAAAGAGTTATCTTGCCGCACAGGAACAGAAGCATCAGAACAGCCAGCTATGCAGAGGAAATCATGAGGACAGCCGGCTGCATTTCACAGACGGTCTTCTGCATGGGTGGGTGCAGGAGAGCGCTAAAGCGGAGTATGTAAAAAAGGTCAGGGATGAAAATCTTAAAGTGCTGGATCTGAACCAGATGGTGACCAGACAAAATGTACAAATGTTGGCAAATACACTGAAGCGGGCGCTTCTAACCAGGAATGAAAAGGAAGCAGTGTCCAGTGAGTATGGCAATATTTGTGCGCGAAAGCTGTGGAATCTGGGGCGTACAGACAACAGAAGGCTGTTTGAGCGGGAGATCATACGGGATAACACGGATTTTGTGGTGGAGGTGTTAATTGATGCCAGCGGCTCCCAGCAGGGCAGACAGGCTCTTGTGGCGCTCCAGGGGTATATTATCAGTGAGGCACTGAGTATTGTCAGGATTCCCCAGAGGGTTATGGGGTTTTGTACGTTTGGGGATTTTACCATCATGCAGCGGTTCAGGGATTATGAGGATGACAGGGCTGCAAATGAGAGGATCTTTGAGTTTTACGGGTCTGCCAATAACCGGGACGGGCTGGCTGTGCGGGCGGCAGCAGATAGTCTGGAGAAACGCAAGGAAGAGAATAAGATATTGATCGTGCTCAGTGACGGACGTCCAAATGATGTGATCGCGGGAAGTCTGCGGGATAGGAAGAAAGAGGCCTATTGCACGGAGTTTGCCGTGAGGGATACCGCTACGGAGGTCCGGAAACTGAGGAATAAGAGGATTGCGGTGCTTGGAGTTTTTGCGGGGGAGGAAGAGGATCTGCAGGCGGAGAAGAAGATATTTGGGAAGGATTTTGCTTATATACGGGATATTAGTAATTTTGCTAATGTGGTGGGGAGGTATTTGAAAAGGCAGTTGCTGGATGTGTAA
- a CDS encoding MGMT family protein produces the protein MDFYKRVEYVCKQIPRGRAATYGQIALLCGMPSHSRQVGYALNKKIKSPDIPAHRIVNHKGYLSGSASFTYPDTQESLLKKEGIPVTPEHTIDLKKYAWRHTLDDAIRFRTYFAAHNL, from the coding sequence ATGGACTTTTACAAAAGAGTAGAATATGTATGTAAACAAATCCCCCGGGGCAGAGCCGCCACCTACGGACAGATTGCCCTATTATGCGGCATGCCCTCCCATTCCCGCCAGGTAGGTTATGCCCTCAACAAAAAAATCAAATCCCCGGACATACCTGCCCACCGCATAGTCAACCACAAAGGTTACCTCTCAGGTTCAGCCTCCTTCACATACCCAGACACCCAGGAATCCCTCCTAAAAAAAGAAGGCATCCCTGTAACCCCAGAGCACACCATTGACCTAAAAAAATACGCCTGGCGCCACACCCTGGACGACGCCATACGCTTCCGCACCTACTTTGCCGCCCACAACCTTTAA
- a CDS encoding ABC transporter ATP-binding protein — translation MIEVRNLVKKYGNHVAVDHLDFTVEKGKIYGFLGPNGAGKSTTMNMITGYIASTEGDILIDGHNILEEPEKAKKCIGYLPELPPLYQDMTVMEYLKFVAELKSIPIAEIGKNIAEVMSTTKLDEMKNRLIKNLSKGYKQRVGLAQALLGYPEIIILDEPTVGLDPKQIIEIRDLIKSLGEKHTVILSSHILSEVSAVCDYVLIIDHGRLVASDSPENLSKVMTGANSLELTVKGPEEDIRKALDVVDNIEELIYHESVVNGACDFTVKIAGDQDVRENIFFALAEVKYPILKMQSTNMTLEEVFLKLTDSGEEKEDAGNL, via the coding sequence TTGATCGAAGTTAGGAATCTGGTGAAGAAGTACGGAAATCATGTGGCTGTAGACCATCTGGATTTTACTGTGGAGAAAGGTAAGATTTATGGATTTCTGGGGCCGAATGGAGCGGGAAAATCCACTACCATGAACATGATCACAGGTTATATTGCGTCCACAGAGGGAGATATTCTGATTGACGGGCACAATATTCTGGAGGAACCGGAAAAGGCTAAAAAGTGTATTGGTTATCTGCCTGAACTGCCGCCTTTATATCAGGATATGACGGTTATGGAGTACCTGAAATTCGTTGCGGAGCTGAAATCCATTCCAATAGCAGAGATAGGAAAGAACATAGCAGAAGTTATGTCAACTACAAAGCTGGATGAAATGAAAAACAGGCTGATAAAAAACCTGTCAAAGGGGTACAAGCAGAGAGTTGGTCTGGCGCAGGCTCTTTTGGGATATCCGGAAATTATAATTTTGGATGAACCTACCGTGGGTCTTGACCCTAAGCAGATCATTGAGATCAGGGATTTGATCAAAAGTTTGGGTGAAAAACATACCGTGATCCTCAGTTCTCATATCCTATCAGAGGTTAGCGCTGTATGTGACTATGTGCTGATCATTGATCATGGCAGACTGGTTGCCAGTGATTCACCGGAAAATCTAAGTAAAGTTATGACGGGTGCAAACTCTCTGGAACTTACGGTAAAGGGACCTGAGGAGGACATCAGAAAGGCATTGGATGTTGTAGATAATATTGAAGAGCTTATTTATCATGAATCTGTGGTAAATGGTGCCTGTGACTTTACTGTCAAAATAGCAGGGGACCAGGATGTGAGGGAAAATATCTTCTTTGCTTTGGCAGAAGTAAAGTATCCTATCTTAAAGATGCAGTCAACGAATATGACACTTGAAGAGGTATTCTTAAAACTGACGGATAGCGGGGAGGAAAAAGAAGATGCTGGCAATCTATAA
- a CDS encoding ABC transporter permease, giving the protein MLAIYKKEVKSYLTSMVGYVFMAFILLILGIYFTAYNLNYATPDFGATLSSATFIFLIITPVLTMKILAEEKKNKTDQLLFTSPVAVWKIVLGKYLGMITIYVIPVIIAACYPLIMGKYGTVSYPMAYTAVIGFFFLGCANIAVGLFLSSVTESQVIAAVLTFGVLFCSYVMNGIESFFSQTAVSSMLAFVVIALVIAFIVYQMTRDAVLTGVVGVILVGITLVLYFVKSSLFEGAIQKLLDLFAIANHFDNFVGGILDVTGIVYMLSIICIFVFLTIQSIQKRRWS; this is encoded by the coding sequence ATGCTGGCAATCTATAAAAAAGAAGTGAAGAGTTATCTTACGTCCATGGTTGGTTATGTGTTCATGGCATTTATATTATTAATATTAGGAATTTATTTCACTGCATATAACTTAAACTATGCAACACCTGATTTTGGAGCTACTTTAAGTTCAGCCACGTTTATATTTCTGATCATCACACCGGTTCTGACCATGAAAATACTGGCGGAAGAAAAGAAAAATAAGACCGACCAGCTTTTGTTTACTTCTCCGGTAGCGGTTTGGAAAATCGTGCTGGGAAAGTATCTGGGTATGATAACGATCTATGTTATCCCTGTTATCATCGCCGCTTGTTATCCTCTTATCATGGGTAAATACGGTACGGTGTCTTACCCTATGGCCTACACGGCTGTTATTGGTTTTTTCTTCCTTGGCTGTGCCAATATTGCAGTAGGGCTTTTCCTGTCCTCTGTTACAGAGAGCCAGGTGATCGCAGCGGTTTTGACTTTTGGTGTTCTTTTCTGCAGCTATGTAATGAATGGCATTGAGTCCTTCTTTTCACAGACCGCGGTGAGCTCCATGCTGGCATTTGTGGTGATTGCACTTGTGATTGCATTTATTGTATATCAGATGACAAGGGATGCGGTTCTCACTGGAGTAGTAGGTGTTATTCTGGTAGGGATCACGCTGGTCCTGTATTTTGTAAAATCATCACTTTTTGAGGGCGCTATTCAAAAGCTATTGGATTTATTTGCAATTGCAAATCATTTTGATAACTTTGTAGGCGGTATACTGGATGTGACAGGAATCGTATATATGCTTTCCATAATATGCATTTTTGTATTTCTGACAATTCAATCCATACAAAAACGGCGTTGGAGCTGA
- a CDS encoding GldG family protein — MKESKSNISKKKIDIKKIISNSKENRRKNKKNLRHGTYSMGVVAVFVAILVVVNLLIQELPSKFREIDLSTQKMYSIGDQTKKLLKNLDKDVTLYYIAQSGSESSDIEKLLERYEESSDHVKVEKKDPAVNPKFTSQYTTEGVNNNSVIVVSGDKNKVVDYNSMYETSVNYQTYSSEVTGFDGEGQLTSAINYVTSDNMPVMYTLEGHDESSMSDSLKDMIQKANIDIQSLNLLTMDTVPEDADCLFIFAPAKDISEDEAQKIISYLENGGKALIVSNYTGDEMPNFASVLENYGVKTVDGIILESDTNHYISQNPSYLLPNIESNEITSNLSSGSRYILMPLAQGIETVDNYRDSLTIQNILTTSDSAYSKVNVENMQTMEKESGDIDGPFNVGVAISEDLDDDKQTQIVYYSSEALFNDSMDAMVSGANFELVSASVNWMCANEEGSAISIPSKSLDTTTLTIPAADASFWSIFVMAIVPAFLVILGGGIWMKRRKQ, encoded by the coding sequence ATGAAAGAATCAAAAAGTAATATTAGTAAGAAAAAAATTGATATTAAGAAGATTATTAGTAATAGTAAAGAAAACAGACGAAAAAACAAGAAAAATCTGAGGCATGGAACGTACAGTATGGGAGTTGTTGCGGTTTTCGTGGCAATTTTAGTAGTAGTGAATTTGTTGATCCAGGAACTACCCTCAAAATTCAGGGAAATAGATTTAAGTACACAGAAAATGTACAGTATCGGCGATCAGACAAAAAAGCTGTTAAAGAATCTGGATAAGGATGTCACCCTATATTATATAGCACAGAGCGGTTCTGAGAGCAGCGATATAGAAAAACTGCTGGAGCGCTACGAGGAAAGCAGTGACCATGTAAAAGTAGAAAAAAAAGACCCCGCTGTCAATCCTAAATTTACTTCCCAGTACACCACAGAGGGGGTAAACAACAACAGTGTAATTGTGGTTTCCGGTGATAAAAACAAAGTGGTGGATTACAACTCTATGTATGAAACATCTGTAAATTATCAGACATATTCCAGTGAGGTGACCGGCTTTGATGGGGAAGGACAGCTCACCAGCGCGATCAATTATGTAACATCAGATAATATGCCTGTAATGTATACCTTAGAAGGTCATGATGAGTCATCAATGAGTGATTCTTTAAAGGATATGATACAAAAAGCAAATATTGATATCCAATCTTTGAATCTGCTTACAATGGATACCGTTCCAGAAGATGCGGACTGTCTGTTTATATTTGCGCCGGCAAAAGATATTTCAGAGGACGAGGCACAAAAAATCATATCCTATCTTGAAAATGGTGGCAAAGCATTGATTGTATCCAATTATACAGGGGATGAGATGCCGAATTTTGCCTCAGTTTTGGAAAATTACGGCGTGAAAACCGTGGATGGTATCATACTGGAATCCGATACTAATCACTATATCTCTCAAAACCCGTCATATTTACTTCCGAATATAGAAAGTAATGAGATCACCTCTAATCTTTCTTCCGGAAGCCGTTATATTCTCATGCCTTTGGCCCAGGGAATTGAGACGGTGGACAATTATAGAGATAGTTTGACCATACAAAACATTTTAACCACATCAGACAGTGCATACAGCAAAGTAAATGTGGAAAATATGCAAACCATGGAGAAAGAAAGTGGAGACATTGATGGGCCTTTTAATGTTGGTGTAGCGATCAGCGAGGATTTGGATGATGATAAACAAACCCAGATTGTATACTATTCCTCAGAGGCACTCTTTAATGATAGTATGGACGCAATGGTATCAGGTGCAAACTTTGAACTGGTTTCCGCCTCCGTCAACTGGATGTGCGCAAACGAAGAGGGAAGCGCAATTTCTATTCCGAGCAAGAGCTTAGATACCACTACTTTGACCATACCTGCAGCGGATGCCAGCTTCTGGAGCATATTTGTTATGGCAATAGTACCTGCATTTCTAGTGATCTTAGGCGGTGGAATCTGGATGAAGAGGAGAAAACAGTAA
- a CDS encoding DUF4340 domain-containing protein — translation MKKKNTALIAGIVVLALLLVFYIVLHNSSKEDSKDTEKSTETAFETDVNDLSQAIFKTGDADYTFTKTDDIWKYDADNNFPLDQSAFEEIINKFEKIAADRILKEPEDIAEYGLDSPAVTVNLKDKDGNEQTLQFGDTNSVTSSSYMTVNEDNKKVYMVSSTIVTALQFNISDLAEKEAFPTISNITGVSIEKDSQTFTVTKDSSSSTGWAVTNWDGTKKDAGSSQVSEFTNPITSMSWSEFITQNTDDLSQYGLDDPTVMNINYQVTETKSSDDAEKNSTDTDFDNETGEDSANTDLNSDSENDTDTEEKITVDKQETLLIGSQKDDGSYYAKLQSQSGVYTLSSSTVEAFLNAQVNQFLSTYVSDYIFADLDKVTIEKDENTYEFTKKTEEQPVEDDGKEDSKDNNKDDKEDTDSEDKETTTVTTYYMNGNEIELEDFSQFYSLISSMECQEWLDTVPDTESTPEMKVHFFKENGVDVAVEYYAYDSSFYLVKDSKGNASLVNKMKVKELTEAFDAFLEKQNKES, via the coding sequence ATGAAGAAAAAAAATACAGCACTAATTGCAGGCATAGTAGTATTGGCATTGCTGCTGGTGTTTTATATAGTTCTTCATAACAGCAGCAAAGAGGATAGTAAGGATACGGAGAAATCAACAGAGACAGCGTTTGAAACTGATGTAAATGATCTCAGCCAAGCAATATTTAAAACTGGCGACGCAGATTATACATTTACAAAAACAGACGACATCTGGAAGTATGATGCAGATAATAACTTTCCTCTGGATCAGTCGGCATTTGAAGAGATCATAAACAAATTTGAAAAAATAGCGGCTGACAGAATCCTGAAAGAACCAGAAGATATAGCCGAATACGGTTTAGACAGCCCTGCGGTCACTGTGAATCTCAAAGATAAAGATGGAAATGAGCAAACGCTTCAGTTTGGAGATACAAACTCCGTAACAAGCAGCAGCTATATGACGGTAAATGAAGATAATAAAAAAGTTTATATGGTGTCATCTACTATTGTCACAGCTTTGCAGTTCAATATTAGTGATTTAGCAGAAAAAGAGGCTTTTCCAACTATATCAAATATCACAGGTGTATCTATTGAGAAAGATAGCCAGACATTCACTGTGACTAAAGACAGCAGTTCCAGTACGGGATGGGCTGTAACAAATTGGGATGGAACGAAGAAAGATGCGGGAAGTTCCCAGGTTTCTGAGTTTACCAATCCAATAACAAGTATGTCCTGGTCAGAATTTATAACTCAAAACACCGATGATTTAAGCCAGTATGGGCTGGATGATCCAACAGTCATGAATATAAATTATCAAGTTACAGAGACTAAATCTTCTGACGATGCTGAAAAAAATAGCACTGATACAGACTTTGACAATGAAACGGGAGAGGATAGTGCCAACACTGACTTAAACAGTGATTCGGAAAATGATACGGATACAGAAGAAAAAATAACAGTTGATAAACAGGAAACATTGTTAATAGGAAGTCAAAAAGATGATGGCAGTTATTATGCAAAACTTCAAAGCCAGTCAGGCGTTTACACATTAAGTTCTTCTACTGTTGAAGCCTTTTTAAATGCGCAGGTAAATCAATTTCTAAGTACCTATGTCTCAGATTATATATTTGCTGATTTAGATAAAGTTACTATAGAAAAAGACGAAAATACTTATGAATTTACTAAAAAAACAGAAGAACAGCCGGTAGAAGATGACGGTAAAGAAGATAGCAAAGATAACAATAAAGATGATAAGGAGGATACCGATTCAGAAGACAAAGAAACCACTACGGTTACAACCTATTATATGAATGGAAACGAAATAGAATTAGAGGATTTCTCTCAGTTCTACAGTTTGATTAGCAGCATGGAATGCCAAGAGTGGTTAGACACAGTGCCGGACACAGAAAGCACACCCGAAATGAAAGTTCACTTCTTCAAAGAAAATGGTGTTGATGTTGCAGTTGAGTATTACGCATATGATTCTAGTTTTTATCTTGTAAAAGACAGCAAAGGAAATGCATCTCTGGTAAATAAAATGAAAGTAAAAGAGCTGACAGAAGCTTTTGACGCGTTTTTAGAAAAACAAAATAAAGAATCATGA
- a CDS encoding alpha/beta fold hydrolase codes for MKKSRHKIITASILFSIATGIIYVINRLIFGTAVLKEMLKSTANNYYNWRFGKIYYKKIGSGSPVLLVHDLTVYSSAYEWNRIVDKLAENHTVYTIDLLGCGRSDKQRITYTNYLYVQLISDFIKNVIHERTDVIASGYSGSFALMACHNETDLFGKIVMINPPSLNALNKIPDKKSKLYKFLLEVPVFGTLVYNMITCQSNIQLLFTEQYLYNPFNMTAEWLDTYYEAAHKGMSSSRYLLSSMIGRYTNNNINHALRAIDQSIFIIEGEAEREGKDVISQYTECNPAIEAISLKGAKHLPHMETPDKLMEQLSIFLD; via the coding sequence ATGAAGAAATCCAGGCATAAAATAATCACGGCTAGTATACTTTTTTCTATTGCTACGGGTATTATTTATGTGATTAATCGCCTTATATTTGGAACGGCTGTATTGAAGGAAATGTTGAAGTCCACAGCTAACAATTATTATAATTGGAGATTCGGGAAGATATATTATAAGAAAATCGGTTCCGGATCACCGGTTTTGTTGGTGCATGATTTGACTGTCTATAGCTCAGCTTATGAATGGAATCGGATAGTGGATAAGTTGGCTGAAAACCATACGGTTTATACGATTGATCTTCTGGGATGCGGGCGATCAGATAAACAGAGAATAACTTATACAAATTATTTGTATGTGCAGCTTATATCTGACTTTATAAAGAATGTCATTCATGAGCGGACAGATGTGATAGCTAGTGGATATTCCGGTTCTTTTGCTTTGATGGCTTGTCATAATGAGACGGATTTGTTTGGCAAAATCGTGATGATCAATCCACCGTCTTTGAATGCTTTGAATAAGATTCCTGATAAAAAGAGTAAATTGTATAAGTTTTTACTGGAAGTACCTGTGTTTGGAACATTAGTTTATAATATGATCACTTGTCAGAGTAATATTCAATTGTTATTTACTGAGCAGTATTTGTATAATCCTTTTAATATGACAGCAGAGTGGCTGGACACTTACTATGAAGCTGCTCATAAGGGTATGAGTAGTTCCAGGTACTTGTTGTCCAGTATGATTGGCAGGTATACCAACAATAATATTAACCATGCTTTGAGAGCCATTGACCAGAGTATTTTTATTATTGAGGGGGAGGCTGAAAGAGAAGGTAAGGATGTTATCAGCCAGTATACCGAATGTAATCCTGCTATTGAAGCAATCAGCCTAAAAGGTGCGAAACATCTGCCACATATGGAAACGCCGGATAAACTTATGGAACAATTAAGTATATTTCTTGATTAA
- a CDS encoding ParA family protein, which translates to MGRIIAIANQKGGVGKSTTAINLSVCLAEMSQKVLIIDIDPQGNTTSGVGVEKENLDATLYELLLGDCDLSDCLIENVFENLSIIPSNVNLAGAEIELVGVEDREFLLKKHIDSIKDKYDFIIMDCPPSLNILTINAMTTADSVLVPIQCEYYALEGLTQLIHTIELVQERLNPSLVIEGVVFTMYDARTNLSLQVVENVKSNLNQSIYKTIIPRNVRLAEAPSYGLPITMYDKRSVGAESYKLLAEEVLHKGDEEWQ; encoded by the coding sequence TTGGGAAGAATTATAGCTATAGCAAACCAAAAAGGCGGCGTAGGCAAATCCACAACAGCCATTAATCTTTCCGTCTGCCTGGCAGAAATGAGCCAAAAAGTCCTCATTATAGATATCGACCCTCAGGGAAACACCACAAGCGGTGTTGGCGTAGAAAAAGAAAACTTAGACGCCACATTATACGAACTGCTTCTTGGGGACTGCGATTTATCTGACTGCCTGATTGAAAACGTATTTGAAAACCTATCAATCATCCCGTCCAATGTAAACCTGGCCGGAGCAGAGATTGAACTGGTAGGAGTAGAAGACAGAGAATTTTTATTAAAAAAACATATTGACAGCATAAAAGACAAGTATGATTTCATCATTATGGATTGCCCTCCATCACTTAACATTTTGACGATCAATGCAATGACAACCGCAGATTCCGTTCTAGTGCCCATTCAGTGCGAGTACTATGCTCTGGAAGGACTTACACAGCTCATCCATACCATAGAGTTAGTGCAGGAACGTTTAAATCCTTCACTTGTTATTGAAGGCGTAGTGTTTACCATGTATGATGCAAGGACAAATCTTTCCCTGCAGGTGGTAGAAAATGTAAAAAGCAATCTGAACCAATCAATCTATAAAACAATCATACCGAGAAATGTGCGGCTTGCTGAGGCACCCAGTTATGGACTGCCAATTACAATGTACGATAAAAGATCTGTAGGAGCAGAGAGCTACAAGCTTCTTGCAGAGGAAGTTTTACATAAGGGGGATGAAGAATGGCAGTAA